One Helianthus annuus cultivar XRQ/B chromosome 7, HanXRQr2.0-SUNRISE, whole genome shotgun sequence genomic region harbors:
- the LOC110916554 gene encoding autophagy-related protein 18h isoform X1: MRRNHNKPNNDKHDISNGLIPNSFRFISSCIKTVSTNVRSVSGDSSDELRKDQVLWSCFDRIELSPTIVKHVLLLGYSNGFQVLDVDDGSNFIELVSSRDDPVTFLQIQPTPEQTKGQEGFKMSHPLLLVVASEETSPSNNERDESQMENSMYSPRTVRFYSLRSHSYVHVLRFRSTVYMVRCSPRIVAVGLASQIYCFDALTLENKFSVLTYPISQLGGINIGYGPMAVGPRWLAYASNNPLLSNTGRLSPQNLSPSPGVSPSTSPGSGSLMARYAMESSKQLASGLINLGDMSYRTLSKYSTSPVSFNSSRKAGRAVAHSTENDNAGMVVIKDFVSGAVVSQFRAHASSISALCFDPSGTLLVTASVHGNNINIFRILPSSSQCDSGSQNFNWNSAHVHLYKLHRGMTSAVIQDICFSQYSEWIAVISSRGTCHIFLLSPFGGETGVQLQNSKINGRALSDFVSLPWWFTSSFTNDKSLSPPPPAAVTLSVVSRIKNVNFGWINSVGNAASGRTSVPPGVIAATFYSCICRNSAPSVSNVETLEHLLVYSPSGYVIQYELLPSIGREQGESPLKEDEDLRVKVAPVQWWDVCRRTDWPEKEEFVGGDSLTGHGSVETVMTSSDDEDGKRQERSRWYLSHAEVQKKSGRVPVWQKSKICFYVMAPQLCESVNNTEGEVDIETIPVNEIEVRQKDLLPVFDSSRVVHPGWINRGVFTAGRYSASSSNTGSGNEKFPQDSTVSHGSSREPADVQNLEQMEPWISYPILASTVNKNDSLNRAGSFTGFDGLLSSGLDEIMSSPSPVDGSTAAGATVASEGSNPGPNHFDSSMNIVDKVQTHEEEFGRDYCKASTEEEGCKADEMADVQRKISDEDGDSDDNMLGGVFAFEEC; encoded by the exons ATGAGGAGAAACCACAACAAACCTAACAATGATAAGCATGACATCAGCAATGGCTTAATACCTAACTCGTTTAGATTCATTTCTTCTTGTATCAAAACCGTATCCACTAACGTCAGATCAGTTTCCGGTGATTCTTCCGATGAACTTCGAAAAGATCAG GTCCTGTGGTCTTGCTTCGATAGAATAGAGCTTAGTCCAACTATCGTGAAGCATGTTCTCCTGCTTGGTTACTCCAATGGTTTTCAAGTCCTTGATGTTGATGATGGTTCTAATTTTATTGAACTGGTTTCAAGTCGTGATGACCCAGTCACATTTCTACAAATCCAGCCTACCCCTGAACAGACGAAAGGCCAAGAGGGATTCAAAATGTCACACCCCTTGCTATTGGTTGTGGCTAGTGAAGAAACAAGCCCATCAAATAATGAAAGGGATGAATCTCAGATGGAAAACTCTATGTACTCTCCTAGAACTGTTCGGTTTTACTCTTTGAGGTCTCACAGTTATGTTCATGTCTTACGATTCAGGTCAACTGTGTATATGGTTAGATGCAGTCCACGGATAGTGGCTGTAGGTCTTGCATCACAG ATATATTGCTTTGACGCACTTACTCTTGAAAACAAGTTTAGTGTGCTCACTTACCCAATATCTCAACTGGGTGGTATTAATATTGGGTATGGGCCAATGGCTGTGGGGCCCAGGTGGCTGGCTTATGCTTCCAACAATCCCTTATTGTCAAATACCGGACGCTTAAGTCCTCAAAACCTGAGTCCTTCTCCAGGTGTTAGTCCTTCAACCTCACCTGGCAGTGGAAGTTTGATGGCTCGATATGCCATGGAATCCAGCAAGCAGCTCGCTAGCGGTCTTATTAATCTCGGAGACATGAGCTACAGAACTTTGTCAAAGTATTCCACCTCTCCCGTTTCATTCAATTCCAGTAGGAAAGCTGGTCGGGCTGTGGCTCATTCAACCGAGAATGATAATGCTGGAATG GTTGTGATTAAAGATTTTGTATCTGGAGCCGTTGTTTCACAATTTAGGGCCCATGCAAGTTCCATATCTGCACTATGTTTTGATCCAAGCGGGACTCTATTGGTCACCGCATCGGTACATGGGAACAACATTAACATTTTCCGGATCCTTCCATCCTCCTCACAATGTGATTCAGGAAGCCAAAACTTTAATTGGAATTCTGCTCATGTGCATCTTTACAAGCTCCATCGTGGCATGACATCCGCT GTGATACAAGACATTTGTTTTAGCCAATATAGTGAATGGATAGCTGTAATTTCATCTAGGGGCACATGCCACATTTTTCTATTATCTCCTTTTGGCGGCGAGACTGGTGTTCAGTTACAAAACTCCAAAATTAACGGGCGAGCACTTTCAGATTTTGTATCATTACCTTGGTGGTTTACTTCATCTTTCACAAATGATAAATCATTGTCACCACCACCGCCAGCAGCAGTAACTCTATCTGTGGTTAGCAGAATAAAAAACGTTAATTTTGGGTGGATTAATTCGGTTGGCAATGCTGCATCTGGAAGGACATCAGTGCCACCTGGCGTCATTGCTGCCACTTTCTACAGTTGTATATGCCGAAATTCTGCACCTTCTGTCTCAAATGTGGAAACGTTAGAGCACCTGCTGGTGTATAGTCCATCTGGCTATGTAATTCAGTATGAGTTGTTGCCTTCTATAGGGAGAGAGCAAGGTGAATCTCCTTTGAAGGAAGATGAAGACTTGCGGGTAAAAGTCGCACCGGTTCAATGGTGGGATGTTTGCCGAAGAACAGATTGGCCCGAAAAAGAGGAGTTTGTAGGCGGGGACTCTCTTACCGGACACGGTTCAGTAGAAACTGTCATGACTAGttctgatgatgaagatggtAAACGCCAAGAACGATCCCGTTGGTATCTTTCTCACGCTGAGGTGCAAAAGAAGTCCGGGAGAGTTCCCGTTTGGCAAAAGTCCAAG ATATGTTTCTATGTGATGGCCCCACAGTTATGTGAATCAGTAAATAACACCGAGGGGGAGGTTGATATCGAAACAATCCCGGTAAACGAAATTGAAGTTAGGCAGAAAGATTTACTGCCTGTTTTTGACAGCTCTCGTGTCGTTCATCCTGGTTGGATAAACCGCGG agtATTTACTGCTGGTAGATATTCTGCTTCGTCTTCCAACACTGGTAGTGGCAATGAAAAGTTTCCTCAAGATTCCACAGTCTCTCATG GGTCATCACGGGAACCTGCAGACGTACAAAACCTAGAACAGATGGAACCATGGATATCTTATCCTATTCTTGCTTCAACTGTAAATAAGAATGACAGTTTGAATAGGGCGGGTTCTTTTACTGGTTTCGATGGCTTGTTATCTTCTGGTCTTGATGAAATCATGAGTTCTCCATCTCCGGTTGACGGCTCAACCGCTGCTGGAGCAACCGTTGCTAGTGAGGGTTCGAACCCAGGTCCTAACCATTTTGACTCGAGTATGAATATTGTTGATAAAGTTCAAACGCATGAAGAAGAGTTTGGGCGTGATTACTGCAAAGCGTCTACTGAGGAAGAAGGTTGTAAAGCTGATGAAATGGCTGATGTTCAGAGGAAAATATCCGACGAAGATGGCGATAGTGATGATAACATGCTTGGAGGGGTGTTTGCGTTTGAAGAAT GTTGA
- the LOC110916554 gene encoding autophagy-related protein 18h isoform X2: MSHPLLLVVASEETSPSNNERDESQMENSMYSPRTVRFYSLRSHSYVHVLRFRSTVYMVRCSPRIVAVGLASQIYCFDALTLENKFSVLTYPISQLGGINIGYGPMAVGPRWLAYASNNPLLSNTGRLSPQNLSPSPGVSPSTSPGSGSLMARYAMESSKQLASGLINLGDMSYRTLSKYSTSPVSFNSSRKAGRAVAHSTENDNAGMVVIKDFVSGAVVSQFRAHASSISALCFDPSGTLLVTASVHGNNINIFRILPSSSQCDSGSQNFNWNSAHVHLYKLHRGMTSAVIQDICFSQYSEWIAVISSRGTCHIFLLSPFGGETGVQLQNSKINGRALSDFVSLPWWFTSSFTNDKSLSPPPPAAVTLSVVSRIKNVNFGWINSVGNAASGRTSVPPGVIAATFYSCICRNSAPSVSNVETLEHLLVYSPSGYVIQYELLPSIGREQGESPLKEDEDLRVKVAPVQWWDVCRRTDWPEKEEFVGGDSLTGHGSVETVMTSSDDEDGKRQERSRWYLSHAEVQKKSGRVPVWQKSKICFYVMAPQLCESVNNTEGEVDIETIPVNEIEVRQKDLLPVFDSSRVVHPGWINRGVFTAGRYSASSSNTGSGNEKFPQDSTVSHGSSREPADVQNLEQMEPWISYPILASTVNKNDSLNRAGSFTGFDGLLSSGLDEIMSSPSPVDGSTAAGATVASEGSNPGPNHFDSSMNIVDKVQTHEEEFGRDYCKASTEEEGCKADEMADVQRKISDEDGDSDDNMLGGVFAFEEC; the protein is encoded by the exons ATGTCACACCCCTTGCTATTGGTTGTGGCTAGTGAAGAAACAAGCCCATCAAATAATGAAAGGGATGAATCTCAGATGGAAAACTCTATGTACTCTCCTAGAACTGTTCGGTTTTACTCTTTGAGGTCTCACAGTTATGTTCATGTCTTACGATTCAGGTCAACTGTGTATATGGTTAGATGCAGTCCACGGATAGTGGCTGTAGGTCTTGCATCACAG ATATATTGCTTTGACGCACTTACTCTTGAAAACAAGTTTAGTGTGCTCACTTACCCAATATCTCAACTGGGTGGTATTAATATTGGGTATGGGCCAATGGCTGTGGGGCCCAGGTGGCTGGCTTATGCTTCCAACAATCCCTTATTGTCAAATACCGGACGCTTAAGTCCTCAAAACCTGAGTCCTTCTCCAGGTGTTAGTCCTTCAACCTCACCTGGCAGTGGAAGTTTGATGGCTCGATATGCCATGGAATCCAGCAAGCAGCTCGCTAGCGGTCTTATTAATCTCGGAGACATGAGCTACAGAACTTTGTCAAAGTATTCCACCTCTCCCGTTTCATTCAATTCCAGTAGGAAAGCTGGTCGGGCTGTGGCTCATTCAACCGAGAATGATAATGCTGGAATG GTTGTGATTAAAGATTTTGTATCTGGAGCCGTTGTTTCACAATTTAGGGCCCATGCAAGTTCCATATCTGCACTATGTTTTGATCCAAGCGGGACTCTATTGGTCACCGCATCGGTACATGGGAACAACATTAACATTTTCCGGATCCTTCCATCCTCCTCACAATGTGATTCAGGAAGCCAAAACTTTAATTGGAATTCTGCTCATGTGCATCTTTACAAGCTCCATCGTGGCATGACATCCGCT GTGATACAAGACATTTGTTTTAGCCAATATAGTGAATGGATAGCTGTAATTTCATCTAGGGGCACATGCCACATTTTTCTATTATCTCCTTTTGGCGGCGAGACTGGTGTTCAGTTACAAAACTCCAAAATTAACGGGCGAGCACTTTCAGATTTTGTATCATTACCTTGGTGGTTTACTTCATCTTTCACAAATGATAAATCATTGTCACCACCACCGCCAGCAGCAGTAACTCTATCTGTGGTTAGCAGAATAAAAAACGTTAATTTTGGGTGGATTAATTCGGTTGGCAATGCTGCATCTGGAAGGACATCAGTGCCACCTGGCGTCATTGCTGCCACTTTCTACAGTTGTATATGCCGAAATTCTGCACCTTCTGTCTCAAATGTGGAAACGTTAGAGCACCTGCTGGTGTATAGTCCATCTGGCTATGTAATTCAGTATGAGTTGTTGCCTTCTATAGGGAGAGAGCAAGGTGAATCTCCTTTGAAGGAAGATGAAGACTTGCGGGTAAAAGTCGCACCGGTTCAATGGTGGGATGTTTGCCGAAGAACAGATTGGCCCGAAAAAGAGGAGTTTGTAGGCGGGGACTCTCTTACCGGACACGGTTCAGTAGAAACTGTCATGACTAGttctgatgatgaagatggtAAACGCCAAGAACGATCCCGTTGGTATCTTTCTCACGCTGAGGTGCAAAAGAAGTCCGGGAGAGTTCCCGTTTGGCAAAAGTCCAAG ATATGTTTCTATGTGATGGCCCCACAGTTATGTGAATCAGTAAATAACACCGAGGGGGAGGTTGATATCGAAACAATCCCGGTAAACGAAATTGAAGTTAGGCAGAAAGATTTACTGCCTGTTTTTGACAGCTCTCGTGTCGTTCATCCTGGTTGGATAAACCGCGG agtATTTACTGCTGGTAGATATTCTGCTTCGTCTTCCAACACTGGTAGTGGCAATGAAAAGTTTCCTCAAGATTCCACAGTCTCTCATG GGTCATCACGGGAACCTGCAGACGTACAAAACCTAGAACAGATGGAACCATGGATATCTTATCCTATTCTTGCTTCAACTGTAAATAAGAATGACAGTTTGAATAGGGCGGGTTCTTTTACTGGTTTCGATGGCTTGTTATCTTCTGGTCTTGATGAAATCATGAGTTCTCCATCTCCGGTTGACGGCTCAACCGCTGCTGGAGCAACCGTTGCTAGTGAGGGTTCGAACCCAGGTCCTAACCATTTTGACTCGAGTATGAATATTGTTGATAAAGTTCAAACGCATGAAGAAGAGTTTGGGCGTGATTACTGCAAAGCGTCTACTGAGGAAGAAGGTTGTAAAGCTGATGAAATGGCTGATGTTCAGAGGAAAATATCCGACGAAGATGGCGATAGTGATGATAACATGCTTGGAGGGGTGTTTGCGTTTGAAGAAT GTTGA